In Thermogemmatispora onikobensis, the genomic window GCGCTGACCGCTACAATTGGTGCAGAATCTGGATGCAGATCGTCTGCCAGTAGCAGGGCTGGCGGGCGATGCCTGCCCCACCATTTCGGCAATCTGCGAGGGAGGGCGATGGTCTCATCTTCGCTGGCTGAGCCGCGTACCTTTGTTGGGCGGGGCCTCAGCCCTATGAAGCGGGCAGTCACTGTCGCGGCTTTGCTGGCGATTACGCTGGCGGTGCTGCTGATTGCTTTGCACGAGGGCCTGTCGGCGGTCGGTAGTACTATTGCGGCTTTGCTCTTTATTGCTGGCTTTATCTATTATCTCTGGATTATTGCACCACAGCCTTTTACAATCATCGTGAGTGCTGAGGAGATTGTGAAGCGTAGTCAGCGCGGCGAAACGGTGGCCCTGCGCTGGGAGGAGCTGGCGCGCGTCAAGGAGGAGTTTTTCCCAAATGGCACGCGCATTAGTCTGGCTCTCTACCGCCGCCCGAGCGCTGACGGCCAGGGCGAGAAGGCCAGCCAGCCGGTGCGGGCCTGGGTAGTCTACCGCGACGATGTCGATGATCTGGATGGGCTGACGGCCCTTGTGCAGCAGCTGAAACCCACTGACTGCCGCTGGGAGAGTGCGACGGTCCATGAGTGATGCCCGACTGCTGTAGGCAGCATTCATGGACTCCTGGGGCCAGAGGGGCTGCTCCCCCCTGGCCCCGGCTGGCCTCTCGCTGGCTAGGATAGGGGGCCGCTGCTCCAGCTCAGCTCGCTCTGTCGCCGCGCCGCTCGCTCCTGTTGGCTCGGCAGCAGCGGTCTGTTATAGGCTGGTCACCTTAAAGCTGGTGATGATGAGCTGAAAGCCGAAGCAGGAGAGACCAACCTGGGTGGTTGTGAGATAGCGATTATCTGTGACTGCCAGTTCCTGGCCGCCGTCGATCAGTAGCTTCAGGCTGTTTGCTTTGACTTCGACACGGTAAAGGTGGCTGTGATTCCCTGGGTTGAATGGGACCGTTGCCAGGGCTTGACTGTTGGAGCTGATGGAGGGGCGGTTGTTAGCGGCGATGATCGCCTGGTAGGGGTTGTCGTCGAACTCTCTATAGGTGATCCCCGCGATATAGCCGCGCCAGGGGTTCTGTGTGGGGTCGCCGCGCACGGTGATGCCAAAGCCATCGTTGTAGGTGTCATTCAAGGAGATGATTTGAAGGGTGGCTTCTACTGCATAGTTGGTGATGCCGTCGAGCGAGCAAGGCGCCCCAATCGTCGGCTGCAGGGAATCATCCTCATTTGTGCCGTCGTTCAGTAACTGACCGTTGAAAACTTTCCAGTCGGCAGAGCCGGTCCAGCCCTTCCAACCGTGAGCCGCATCGGCCTGGCAGAGAATGGTTCCAGGCGCTGGCTGGGGGGTCGACCCTTGACTCTGGCTGCCCTGGGTAGTTCCAGCCTGTACATTGGAGGATGTGGATGTGCTCGGTTGGGAACTGCCGCCCACCCCGATGAAATTGAAGGTCAGCGAAATCACTAGCAGTAGACTCAGCAATACAATGAGGCCGATATAGAGGCCGTGTGACTGACGCCGGCTCGCTGGCGCTGGGGATGACGAAGTAGCTGGAAGGGTAAAGGTCGAGGACGGTGTACGCTGGTCTCTGCCCGGGATAGGCGTCGAAGAGGCAATCGTTGCTTGCCAGCTCATATCGGGTGGCGGTGGTGGTATCGCCGTCTGGCCTCTTGCGCTCTGGGCAGAGGGTGGCATGGGAGGCTGATTGGTCTGGAGAACTGTCGAGATGTCGCTGGGGGCTAGCTGGTTGAGTTGGTCGACGATACGCTGATTGTAAAGGGTACATTGGGGATTGATGCAGACTCCACTGCTGTGGAGGCGGTGACCACATTGGCCACAGAACTGAGGCAAATCAGTGTCACTCTGGCTCATGGAAAAGCCTCCTATAGTCAGCATAGGATCAGGTCGGATGGATAGGTAGATGGATGTATCTACTCTTTCAACGATGCATGCTCCTTCTGATCCTCCTTACTGTTCTTCTCACCTCCCCTATTCTAGCACTGATGGTTTTTGTCTGCGACCTCTTTCTGGGCCTCTGTCGATCTGACCCAGGCAGGCGGCCAGATAGTATAATAAAAGCACGAGCCGCTCTCCTCGCGGCCCTGCAGCAGGACATAAAGGCGGTCTTCTGTATGGATGCACGTATCTCTCAGCATCATCTGACGGTTCGTGAACAGCTCGTTCTTAGTTTCCTCTGGCTTGGGCTGAACATCCAATCTGCTGCTCTCTTACCGATTGTGGTCCCGACGCAGATCCTGCTATTTGTGGCTCCGGGCCAGGCAGGCAGCGCCGAGCAGGCAACCTTTCTGGGCTGGCTGTCAGCGATGGGCGCTTTTTTTTCGCTCGTGGTGCCCCCCATCGTTGGCCTGCTTTCTGATCACACCAGCAGCCCCTTTGGACGGCGACGACCCTATATCGTGGTCGGTGGGGGGCTGACGCTGGTGAGTGCCCTGCTATTGGCGGGTGCCGTGAACGCAATGCTGTTGGTGACAGGGCTGGCGCTCTTCCAGTTCGCCAGCAACGTTGTCTGGGCGGCCTATCAGGGCGTGCTGCCCGATCTGGTGCCGGAGGACCAGCGCGGCGAGGCTTCCGGCTACATGGGCCTGATGACGATCCTGGGCAACGTCGGCAGCCTGGGGCTGGCGGCCTGGTTGTTCGGAGGGGTGAGCCTGGGATCGCTCGGCGCTTCTCTGATCACCCACGGCGCGCTGATTTATTACCTGGTGACCGATCTGGTTATGCTGCTGGGCATTCTGGTGACAGCCTTTGGGGTGCACGAGCTGCCCTATCATCCGGGGACCCTGGCCGAAAGCCGGCTCCGCTCCTGGGAGAGGCTGCGTCGCTGGCTGAGCAGCAACTGGGTCGCGCCCTGGCGCAGCTCCAATTTTACAACTGTCTTCTTGACGCGCTTCTGCGTCATGATGGGGCTGTACTTATTCATGACCTTTATCGAGTACTACTTTGCGAATGTGGCGCACGTCTCCAATTTTGTGCAGCAGACTGCCGCTGTGGCCACGCTGGCACTGGTGGGGGCCTTGCTGAGTACGCTGGGCCTGGGTCTGCTCTCGGATCACGTTCGCCGTGCACCGCTCGTCTGCCTGGCTACGCTGATTATGGGGCTGCCAGCTCTGGCTTTTGTGGTGGCGCCGGCGGCGCTGCCGCTCTGGCCGTTGGGCCTGCTCTTCGGCCTTGGCTACGGAGCCTATACCAGCGTTGACTGGGCCCTGGCGATTGATGCGCTGCCTTCGCTGGAGGTGGCCGCCAAGGATCTGGGCCTGTGGGGCGCCTCATCGAACCTGCCTTTAACGCTTGCTCCCTTGATTGGTAGCCTGGTCATCAGTATGGCTGCTGGTCATGATCAGACAGCTCTGGGCTATCGCCTGGTCTTCGCTCTGGCTGCGTTCTTCCTCCTGCTCGGGGCTGTTCTGGTGCTACGGGTGCGCGAGCGGCGCCAGCAGCCTGTCCTGGCGGAGCCGTCGGAAAGCGAAGCTGAGGAGCAGGCACCTGATGGAGGAGGAAGGTTACTGAGGACGTCAACGTCGATCCCTGCCACTGCTGCTACCTCCTCGGCGGCTCATTCGATTCAGGAGAGACGGGGACCACGGGGCCGTGTCAATCCTCTCTGGTTGCTGGCGCGTGAGACGCATGCTGGCGAGGCGCGGGGGATCATGCGCTTCTGGACCTTCTGGGAGAAGTTGACGCTCGCTGTGCTTGGGATTGAGCCGGTGCCTGCTGCTCCCTATGGCCTCTTTCAGGCCCGCCTCACGCGCTATCATGGCCGACGTCCGTTTGTGCTGCCCGATGGAACGCGCATCGACCGCGGTGATCGGCTGGTGGAGCTGCACTTTGCCAATCGGCGCCTGCGCGATGCCGCCCTGCGGAGTTCTCCCTGGGAGCTGCTGCGTCTGATGCGAGCCGATCTGCGCGCCCTGGCAGCCTGGCTGCAGACGCCGGCCTGCGCGGAGGTGCGCGCTGTCTATGGGGTGACGCTCTTGGGCCAGGCAGCGCCTCGCCTGGGCTTTAGCGTGCGAGAGAGAGCGCGTAACCTGTGGAGCCGGGCCGATCGCATTTTTATGACTGGCCTGCTGCTCCTCTATCATCCGCAGGGGCGGGCTCGTCTCGCTCGCGGCACCACCTATGGCCGCTATCCCAAGGAGGTGTGGATGTCGCGCGCCGAACTGCTGCGCCGCTACGGCGGGCCGGAGGGTGCAGCGATGACTGTGCCAGGCTGGCAGTCGCCGCATTGAGACCTCTGCTCTTCCTGGAGAGGCCCCCCTGTCTTTCGGTTGACACAACCATAAGGCGGCGCCTACAATCACAAATAAAGCCACCGGCGTGAGCACTGGCCTGCCCGCCAGACAGCGGCTCCGATCCGATGGGGAGCCGCTGGTACTGACAGCCGGTGGTCGCTTTCTGGCGAAGATTGAGCGTTTCTGTGTCTGTTTGTCCCTCTATTCGAGGCTCCAGTCGTGTGGCAGAGGAGCAGAAGAGGCATGGGCGAGCCGCTGGCGATCTGCCCGGCTGGAGAGAGCAGCGAGTGAAGGTGACTCTCTTGAGTGACGATAAGAAGCACCGTGCAACGGCTGGTGAGCGCCCCAAGCATCCCGCCGAGCTGACGCCAGGGGCCGAAGAGGTCGTTCGTGGCGTCTGGAAGATCACGCTGCCCATTCCTTTCCCCTTGCGCACGGTCAATGTCTATGCCCTGGTAGGCCGTGATGGTTGGGCTTTGGTGGATGCGGCGATGGGGACGCCCGAGGCCCGGGCCGTTCTGGCTGAGGGGCTGGAGCGTGCCGGCTTGCAGCTGCGGGATCTGCGGGCCCTGGTTCTCTCACATCATCACCCTGACCATATTGGCCTGTCGGCAGAATTGCAGGAGCAGAGCGGCGCCGCGGTCTATATGCATCCCATCGATGCCTCCATTATGGAGGCGATGTGGCGCGATGGCCGCAGCGACCAGCGCAGCCAGCAGCGCTCGTTCGCTCAGGCGAATCAGTTTTTCAGGCCGCATGGAATGCCACCGTTGGAGCCGACGGTCAGCTCGCAGCTGCCGCCGGAGGTGGTGAACTTTGTCATTCGCGTGCCCCCCGCTGAGGCCATTACCCACGTCGAAGATGGCGCTGAAATTACTCTGGTTGGGGAGCACTACCGCGTCATCTGGACGCCCGGTCATTCAGACGGCCATATTGTGCTCTTCCGCGAGCGCGATGGCCTCTTGCTGGCTGCCGACCATGTACTGCCACGCATCACCCCAAATATCGGCCTCTATTCGGAGTACAATCGGGCTAATCCATTGGGGGACTACATTCAGTCGCTGGAAAAAGTGCGTCATCTTCCGGCGAGCCTGGTACTTCCGGGTCATGGCGAGCCGTTCCACCATCTGGCGCGCCGCGTGCGCGAGCTGATCAGACACCACGCTCAGCGCGAGCTGGAGATTTTGTCTCTGCTCGGTCGGCGCCCCCAGCATGCCTATCAGCTCGCCGAGCAGGTTTTCGGCCCCCGCCTGAAGAGCGATGAGGCGCGTCGTATGGCAGTAGCTGAGATTCTCTCCCATTTGGAGCACCTGCGCCTGGGCGGCTACGTCAAGCAGGAGCGCACAGATGACGGCCTGATTCTCTACGCCGCCGTCTAGGAATTTTGGTTATGGCGGAGCTGTCAACCCGCCTGGGAAGCCAATTTTTTACTTGTTCGCTCGCTATGAACTGGCTTCCCAGGCGGATTCAAGCCCAGAATCTAGCTCTGAAGCTTGACGAGCCGCTTGTATTTCGGAAAAGTGCGTGCTATATTCTATTTGGCAGTGAGGTTGTCATGCCGCTTGACTGGCCCGGCGTCTTCGGGGCCGAGACCGGGAGCGGCCTTGCATCGACAGTTGTGTTGTAAGGAGGTCTCCATGGCAACAGCGAAGAAGAAGGAAGTTGCGACGATTGGCCGTCAGGAATTGGCCAAGCGCATCGCTCAGAAGGCCGATATCTCTCAGAAGCAGGCGGGTATCATTCTGGAAACGACGCTGGACGTGATTCGCGATGCCCTCAAGTCCGGCGATGAGGTCCGCCTGGTTGGCTTCGGCTCCTTTAAGGTACGCAAGAGCGCGCCGCGCAAGGGCGTCAACCCGCGCGATGGTCAGACCATTCAGGTGCCCGCAAAGAACCGCGTGCGCTTCTCCGCCGGCAAGGAACTGAACGAAGCTGTACAGAGCAAGAAATAGCTGTAGTCGCTCGTAGTGCGTCTCTCTCCTCACTGCCACTGGGTCCCCTAGCCCCTGGCACGCCCTCGCTGGAGCAGGGAGAGGGGTGAGTGAGAACGCCTGTCGCCCTGATCGACCTTGCTCCTCCTCGTGCAGGCCACGGGGCTGCTGTTTACTCGTTTGACCGCTTGAGTGAGTGAGTGAGCGTGCGTGCGTGCGCCCGCTATCCGGCGGTTCTTCGTCGTTTGTCTATTCCTCCTTTCCCCTTTGTTTGTATAGCCAGCCGGAGACCCGGCTCACTTCCTGCCCCTCTTGCTTGCTGGTCGAAGTCTCCCTGTCTCTCTCTTCCTTCTCGTTGGCCTGGTACATGAACAAGCAAGGAAGGGGCGTTTAGACGTTCTCTCTCCCGTTGCGCAAGGCTGGCCAGAGGTTGCAGGCCAGACAGACGATGGTGGCCAGTCCCGTTGGACCAGACAGGCCGAAGAGCAGACTCAGAAGCAGCGGGTTGCCGGACCAGAGGCTTCCGAGTGGTGCGGCCAGGAGCAGGGGAAAAATGCGCAGGACGGTGGCCAGGTTGCCAAGCCAGAGAGTGGCCGCCACAAGCTGGGGGGTGGCGATCCGGCTGCCAGAGAAGCCGGGGACCATCCGCGGGGCGATACCGCAGATGAGGAGGGTGATGAAGCCCATTGCCAGACCGTGGCGCGCTGCGTCGAGGCTGAAGGGGAGCGGGCTGCCCCAGAGGAGAATGAGGCCCGCGCTGATCAGCAGCAGGGCCGAGAAGAAGGCCCACAGATAGGCACTGGCGATCAGGGCGACAAAGGGGCCGTAAGCCTGGTTTTGTTGGACGGTATGGCGGCGATAGGAGCGGGCCAGGGCTTCCGGCGCCGGGGAGAGGGCCGCCACATGGGTTGGTAGCCGTCCACGCCGGCGCATCATGCTGATGAAGATTGCGACAAAGCCAGCTATGACACCGCCCATGAGCAGCAAACCTGGCCCTTCGAGAAAACGAAGCGGCCAGGCGACGG contains:
- a CDS encoding HU family DNA-binding protein, with protein sequence MATAKKKEVATIGRQELAKRIAQKADISQKQAGIILETTLDVIRDALKSGDEVRLVGFGSFKVRKSAPRKGVNPRDGQTIQVPAKNRVRFSAGKELNEAVQSKK
- a CDS encoding MFS transporter, whose protein sequence is MDARISQHHLTVREQLVLSFLWLGLNIQSAALLPIVVPTQILLFVAPGQAGSAEQATFLGWLSAMGAFFSLVVPPIVGLLSDHTSSPFGRRRPYIVVGGGLTLVSALLLAGAVNAMLLVTGLALFQFASNVVWAAYQGVLPDLVPEDQRGEASGYMGLMTILGNVGSLGLAAWLFGGVSLGSLGASLITHGALIYYLVTDLVMLLGILVTAFGVHELPYHPGTLAESRLRSWERLRRWLSSNWVAPWRSSNFTTVFLTRFCVMMGLYLFMTFIEYYFANVAHVSNFVQQTAAVATLALVGALLSTLGLGLLSDHVRRAPLVCLATLIMGLPALAFVVAPAALPLWPLGLLFGLGYGAYTSVDWALAIDALPSLEVAAKDLGLWGASSNLPLTLAPLIGSLVISMAAGHDQTALGYRLVFALAAFFLLLGAVLVLRVRERRQQPVLAEPSESEAEEQAPDGGGRLLRTSTSIPATAATSSAAHSIQERRGPRGRVNPLWLLARETHAGEARGIMRFWTFWEKLTLAVLGIEPVPAAPYGLFQARLTRYHGRRPFVLPDGTRIDRGDRLVELHFANRRLRDAALRSSPWELLRLMRADLRALAAWLQTPACAEVRAVYGVTLLGQAAPRLGFSVRERARNLWSRADRIFMTGLLLLYHPQGRARLARGTTYGRYPKEVWMSRAELLRRYGGPEGAAMTVPGWQSPH
- a CDS encoding MBL fold metallo-hydrolase; translated protein: MAEEQKRHGRAAGDLPGWREQRVKVTLLSDDKKHRATAGERPKHPAELTPGAEEVVRGVWKITLPIPFPLRTVNVYALVGRDGWALVDAAMGTPEARAVLAEGLERAGLQLRDLRALVLSHHHPDHIGLSAELQEQSGAAVYMHPIDASIMEAMWRDGRSDQRSQQRSFAQANQFFRPHGMPPLEPTVSSQLPPEVVNFVIRVPPAEAITHVEDGAEITLVGEHYRVIWTPGHSDGHIVLFRERDGLLLAADHVLPRITPNIGLYSEYNRANPLGDYIQSLEKVRHLPASLVLPGHGEPFHHLARRVRELIRHHAQRELEILSLLGRRPQHAYQLAEQVFGPRLKSDEARRMAVAEILSHLEHLRLGGYVKQERTDDGLILYAAV